Proteins from one Acidiphilium multivorum AIU301 genomic window:
- the tssK gene encoding type VI secretion system baseplate subunit TssK — MSWTNRVVWQEGMFLRSQHFQQQDRWLEAQVRGRVAALRPYPWGISRLAVNRELLGTGRFALAEAEGVFEDGTCFSLPGEADHPPPFEVPENTRNMLLHLALPVRQPGAAEIAAEDGSTEGRYGAARFEAYDTHSASPEPAELLIARLRLRYLLDSEDRAGFLCLPVARIVEVSADRRVTLDDRWIPPALVCHAAPPLAGLIAEFSGMIHQRGEALAARLNAPGTRGVAEVQDFMLLQAINRWQAMLQHWADAAVIHPETLYSAFVSMAGEFATFIEGSRRPTAYPGYRHDDLQRSFAPVVADLRRALSAVIEQNAVPIPLQERRHGVHVGPIVDRSILRAANFVLTVQADVPAETLRRLFPAQVKIGAVEHIRELVNVALPGISVRPLPVAPRQIPFYAGATYFELDRGSPHWQQMQNSGAFALHVSGEFPGLKLELWAIRG; from the coding sequence ATGAGCTGGACCAACAGGGTCGTCTGGCAGGAAGGCATGTTCCTGCGCTCGCAGCATTTCCAGCAACAGGACCGTTGGCTCGAAGCCCAGGTGCGCGGCCGGGTGGCGGCGCTGCGGCCCTATCCGTGGGGAATCTCCCGTCTCGCGGTCAACCGGGAACTGCTCGGCACCGGCCGTTTCGCCCTGGCCGAGGCTGAAGGCGTGTTCGAGGACGGAACCTGCTTCTCCCTGCCGGGCGAGGCCGATCATCCGCCGCCGTTCGAGGTGCCCGAGAACACGCGCAACATGCTGCTTCACCTCGCGCTGCCGGTGCGCCAGCCCGGCGCCGCCGAGATCGCCGCGGAAGACGGCAGCACCGAGGGACGCTACGGCGCCGCCCGCTTCGAGGCCTACGACACGCATTCCGCCTCGCCCGAGCCGGCGGAGCTGCTGATCGCCCGGCTGCGCCTGCGCTATCTCCTCGACAGCGAGGACCGCGCCGGCTTCCTCTGCCTGCCGGTCGCGCGGATCGTCGAGGTTTCGGCCGACCGGCGCGTCACGCTGGATGACCGCTGGATTCCGCCGGCGCTGGTCTGTCACGCGGCGCCGCCGCTCGCCGGGCTGATCGCCGAATTCTCCGGCATGATCCACCAGCGTGGCGAGGCGCTCGCCGCCCGGCTCAACGCGCCGGGCACGCGCGGCGTCGCCGAGGTGCAGGATTTCATGCTGCTCCAGGCGATCAACCGCTGGCAGGCGATGCTTCAGCACTGGGCCGACGCCGCCGTGATCCATCCGGAGACCCTCTATTCCGCCTTCGTCTCGATGGCCGGCGAGTTCGCCACCTTCATCGAGGGCAGCCGCCGGCCCACCGCCTATCCCGGTTACCGGCACGACGATCTGCAACGCAGCTTCGCGCCGGTCGTCGCCGATCTGCGGCGGGCGCTCTCGGCGGTCATCGAACAGAACGCCGTGCCGATCCCGCTGCAGGAGCGGCGCCACGGCGTTCATGTCGGCCCGATCGTCGACCGCAGCATCCTGCGCGCCGCGAATTTCGTCCTGACCGTGCAGGCCGACGTGCCGGCCGAGACCCTGCGCCGGCTGTTCCCCGCGCAGGTGAAGATCGGCGCCGTCGAGCATATCCGCGAACTGGTCAACGTCGCGCTGCCCGGCATCTCGGTGCGGCCGCTCCCGGTGGCGCCCCGGCAGATCCCTTTCTATGCCGGCGCCACCTATTTCGAGCTCGATCGCGGCAGTCCGCACTGGCAGCAGATGCAGAATTCAGGCGCGTTCGCACTGCACGTATCGGGCGAATTTCCGGGGCTGAAACTCGAACTCTGGGCGATCCGCGGCTGA
- a CDS encoding DUF6931 family protein, with protein sequence MDKIQAAVRETVLAHAALGEEALAAAGGAATVPALIDALEGAGFLVEATRCFAHALPRREAVWWAAMCARHTAPADLAETGRATLDAVELWVRQQNEEGRRAAMSRAEAIGFQTPEAWAAVAAFWSGPSISPPDQPPVPPPAHLTGVAVAGAVALAAVRGDAQRGPARLALFLRSAREIAAGGVGRLPPEAEQ encoded by the coding sequence ATGGACAAGATACAGGCAGCCGTGCGTGAGACCGTACTCGCCCATGCAGCCCTTGGCGAGGAAGCGCTGGCGGCTGCCGGCGGCGCGGCCACCGTGCCCGCCCTGATCGACGCGCTGGAGGGAGCCGGCTTCCTGGTGGAGGCGACGCGGTGCTTCGCCCATGCCCTGCCGCGGCGCGAGGCGGTCTGGTGGGCGGCGATGTGCGCGCGGCACACCGCTCCCGCGGACCTCGCGGAGACCGGGCGCGCCACCCTCGATGCGGTCGAGCTTTGGGTTCGCCAGCAGAACGAGGAGGGGCGCCGCGCCGCGATGAGCAGGGCGGAAGCGATCGGGTTCCAGACGCCGGAGGCCTGGGCGGCGGTCGCCGCCTTCTGGTCCGGCCCGAGCATTTCCCCGCCCGACCAGCCGCCGGTGCCGCCGCCTGCGCATCTGACCGGCGTGGCCGTGGCCGGTGCCGTTGCCCTTGCCGCCGTGCGCGGGGACGCGCAGCGCGGCCCGGCCCGTCTCGCGCTCTTCCTTCGTTCGGCCCGTGAGATCGCCGCCGGCGGCGTCGGCCGACTGCCGCCGGAGGCCGAACAATGA
- a CDS encoding ShlB/FhaC/HecB family hemolysin secretion/activation protein, which translates to MAFGLAVFGAAGAHAAPTALPTVPQVSPLQHIMPHAAPNLGQSLPDFRPVGREGAVPDQSVPVHSVAVLGATAFSPAQLRATVGKLIGAATPLPAIEAARLRLLALYRGHGYVLTAVSAEINRSGDLRFIVTEGHIVSVKLSRNIGPVGTLVLGFLDHLTHERPVRQASLEHWLLLAQQIPGVAVGAVLQPNAAAPGALTLVADVVRRPFSALVTADNRGFDETGPAEGLVVGDMNSFTSLGEQSQASFFHTSGGTNNFGQFSESFFAGTSGLRIGIYFGAGRAIPSGTLREVGYRAHLDVFGLYASYPLWLERGQSLELKARFDGTDNIVYTASGFSGAETPASTDSVRALRIELDEAFSDDVLGAARPALTTATLEASRGLRLFGASANGRSNAGRLGERFDFWKIDLSLDRTQTLFNPWRNASVALEGTFGGQYSPDILPSSETFYLGGNHIAQGYYSGQVTGDDALYASAELQLNTPLNLRLLGRHFFIGSQFYTFYDWGQVWQNEPRTLGQKPNDKRLASFGGGVRLRLTRRIEFDIAAVHRFVTQLQPPASGVPPLRETAVYWGVLARY; encoded by the coding sequence ATGGCATTCGGATTGGCGGTCTTCGGCGCGGCGGGCGCGCACGCGGCCCCGACCGCCTTGCCGACCGTGCCGCAAGTGTCGCCCCTGCAACATATCATGCCGCATGCCGCGCCGAATCTCGGCCAATCATTGCCGGATTTCCGCCCGGTCGGGCGGGAGGGCGCCGTGCCGGACCAGTCCGTGCCGGTGCACTCCGTCGCCGTGCTGGGGGCAACCGCCTTTTCCCCGGCGCAACTCCGCGCAACCGTCGGCAAGCTGATTGGCGCGGCAACGCCGCTACCGGCGATCGAGGCCGCGCGGCTGCGGTTGCTCGCGCTCTACCGCGGGCATGGCTACGTGCTCACCGCGGTATCCGCGGAAATCAACAGATCAGGCGACCTCCGCTTCATCGTCACCGAGGGCCACATCGTCAGCGTCAAGCTGTCGCGGAATATCGGTCCGGTCGGCACGCTCGTCCTTGGCTTTCTGGACCACCTCACCCATGAGCGGCCGGTCCGGCAGGCCTCGCTTGAACACTGGCTGCTGCTCGCGCAGCAGATACCGGGTGTCGCGGTCGGCGCCGTTCTGCAGCCCAATGCCGCGGCGCCCGGTGCGCTCACCCTGGTGGCCGACGTCGTCCGCCGACCGTTCTCGGCCCTTGTGACCGCCGACAACCGCGGCTTCGACGAGACCGGCCCCGCCGAAGGGCTCGTCGTCGGCGACATGAACAGCTTCACCTCGCTCGGCGAGCAGAGCCAGGCGTCGTTCTTTCACACATCCGGCGGAACCAACAATTTCGGCCAGTTTTCAGAGAGTTTCTTCGCCGGGACGAGCGGCCTTCGCATCGGGATCTACTTCGGCGCCGGCCGGGCCATTCCCTCCGGAACCTTGCGCGAGGTGGGATATCGGGCGCATCTCGACGTGTTCGGTCTCTATGCCAGCTACCCGCTCTGGCTCGAACGTGGTCAGTCGCTTGAACTGAAGGCCCGTTTCGACGGCACGGACAACATCGTCTACACGGCCTCCGGCTTCAGTGGCGCGGAGACGCCCGCTTCGACCGACTCGGTGCGAGCCCTGCGCATCGAACTCGACGAGGCGTTCAGCGATGATGTGCTCGGCGCCGCGCGGCCCGCCCTGACCACCGCCACGCTCGAGGCGTCACGTGGATTGCGGCTTTTCGGGGCGTCCGCGAACGGCAGGTCGAACGCGGGACGCCTCGGGGAACGGTTCGATTTCTGGAAGATCGATCTCTCGCTCGACCGCACCCAGACGCTGTTCAACCCCTGGCGGAATGCGAGCGTCGCCCTCGAAGGGACGTTTGGCGGCCAGTATTCGCCCGACATCCTGCCCTCCTCCGAAACCTTCTATCTCGGCGGCAACCATATCGCCCAAGGCTATTATTCCGGGCAGGTGACCGGCGACGACGCTCTTTATGCAAGTGCCGAACTTCAACTCAATACACCGCTCAATCTGCGGTTGCTGGGCCGACATTTTTTCATCGGGTCACAATTCTACACCTTCTACGACTGGGGCCAGGTCTGGCAGAATGAGCCGAGAACGCTGGGACAGAAGCCGAACGACAAGCGGCTCGCCTCGTTTGGCGGTGGGGTCCGGTTACGCCTGACGCGCCGGATCGAATTCGATATCGCCGCCGTGCACCGTTTCGTCACGCAGTTGCAGCCGCCGGCGAGCGGCGTGCCGCCGCTTCGAGAAACGGCTGTCTACTGGGGCGTGCTCGCACGCTATTGA
- the tssJ gene encoding type VI secretion system lipoprotein TssJ codes for MKRRSIILALPVLLAGCGTPPPKPPAVLSLTITGGANQNPDASGTAEPVAVRVYPLVTAGKFNAADPYSLLGKATSLLGSDLAGPSEQTIVAPGATVKLTHKLPDQAQSIGIAVFFRAIDRATWRLVAPVKAHETNALTLRIDGLDAKLVPTKPKG; via the coding sequence GTGAAGCGCCGTTCGATCATCCTCGCACTTCCTGTCCTCCTTGCCGGCTGCGGCACGCCGCCGCCGAAGCCGCCAGCGGTGCTGTCGCTGACCATCACGGGCGGGGCCAACCAGAACCCCGATGCCTCGGGCACTGCCGAGCCGGTGGCCGTGCGGGTCTACCCGCTGGTCACCGCCGGCAAGTTCAATGCCGCCGACCCGTATTCGTTGCTCGGCAAGGCCACGTCCCTGCTCGGCAGCGACCTCGCCGGTCCGTCGGAGCAGACGATCGTCGCGCCCGGCGCCACGGTGAAGCTGACGCACAAATTGCCGGATCAGGCGCAGTCGATCGGCATCGCCGTGTTCTTCCGGGCGATCGACCGGGCGACATGGCGCCTCGTCGCGCCGGTGAAGGCGCATGAAACGAACGCGCTGACCTTGCGGATCGACGGATTGGACGCCAAGCTCGTCCCAACCAAACCGAAGGGCTGA
- the tagH gene encoding type VI secretion system-associated FHA domain protein TagH, producing MTLTLSVLRCPDAAPPETRSIEGGEFRIGRGPDNDWVLTDPDRVLSKRHCVIAWRAGAWQIADTSTNGTFVNQDIEPLGAGRVHALSDGDRIRLGSYEIEARLVERGFGDAGYGGGFGAAPATRPDPFADPFGEDPFAKPAAPASSPVSDEWFGGGNSISMPDDFAGLPDDDALFGPTPVPDHSPAQNDVFRPAPMAPKLLPDDWDLGLEPGANTASAGPAWTAPSPLPPPAEIQPPPPAAPAPPAPLSPAPVPPAPLPPAPLPAGAPGGDLLRIFLEAAGMDGLPPPADPELLMRRLAGLFRAMVGGLRQVMIARAAIKGEFRIEQTMIRARGNNPLKFSADDDDAMAALIGLGRRTSDLQAEEAVRDALRDIRLHEIAVMSGMQAAVRALFARLDPAPLRAEAESARALLPAQRKARAFEAYETLYGQLSAALADDFDNVFGKTFARAYERALSDAEASET from the coding sequence ATGACCCTCACCCTCAGCGTGCTCCGCTGCCCGGATGCGGCCCCGCCGGAAACCCGCAGCATCGAGGGCGGGGAATTCCGCATCGGCCGCGGTCCGGACAATGACTGGGTGCTCACCGATCCCGATCGCGTGCTGTCCAAGCGGCATTGCGTGATCGCCTGGCGTGCCGGCGCCTGGCAGATCGCCGACACCAGCACCAACGGCACATTCGTCAATCAGGACATCGAGCCGCTTGGCGCCGGCCGCGTTCACGCGCTGAGCGACGGCGACCGGATCCGGCTGGGCAGCTACGAAATCGAAGCCCGTCTCGTCGAGCGCGGCTTCGGGGATGCGGGATATGGCGGTGGTTTCGGCGCCGCGCCCGCGACCCGGCCGGACCCCTTCGCCGATCCGTTCGGCGAGGACCCGTTCGCCAAGCCCGCGGCACCCGCTTCCTCTCCCGTATCCGACGAGTGGTTCGGCGGCGGCAATTCGATTTCGATGCCCGACGACTTTGCCGGCCTGCCGGATGACGATGCCCTGTTCGGCCCGACGCCGGTGCCCGACCACTCGCCGGCGCAGAACGACGTCTTCCGCCCCGCGCCGATGGCGCCGAAACTTCTGCCCGATGACTGGGATCTGGGCCTCGAACCCGGCGCCAACACGGCGTCGGCCGGCCCGGCATGGACGGCGCCTTCGCCGCTGCCGCCGCCCGCCGAGATCCAGCCGCCCCCGCCAGCCGCTCCGGCGCCGCCCGCTCCCCTGTCGCCCGCCCCCGTTCCGCCCGCTCCCCTGCCGCCCGCTCCCCTGCCGGCCGGCGCGCCCGGCGGCGATCTGCTCAGGATCTTTCTCGAGGCCGCGGGCATGGACGGGCTGCCGCCGCCGGCGGATCCGGAACTGCTGATGCGTCGCCTCGCCGGTCTGTTCCGCGCCATGGTGGGCGGGCTGCGCCAGGTGATGATCGCCCGCGCCGCGATCAAGGGCGAATTCCGGATCGAACAGACGATGATCCGCGCGCGCGGCAACAACCCGCTCAAATTCTCGGCGGATGACGACGATGCGATGGCCGCGCTGATCGGCCTCGGCCGCCGCACCAGCGATCTGCAGGCCGAGGAGGCGGTGCGGGACGCGCTGCGCGATATCCGCCTGCACGAGATCGCGGTGATGAGCGGCATGCAGGCCGCGGTGCGCGCCCTGTTCGCCCGGCTCGATCCCGCGCCGCTGCGGGCGGAGGCCGAATCGGCGCGCGCGCTGCTGCCGGCCCAGCGCAAGGCGCGCGCCTTCGAGGCCTATGAAACATTGTATGGCCAGCTCAGCGCGGCCCTTGCCGACGATTTCGACAACGTCTTCGGCAAGACCTTTGCCCGCGCCTACGAGCGCGCCCTGTCGGATGCGGAGGCCAGTGAAACGTGA
- a CDS encoding type VI secretion system Vgr family protein — MTTNIDLLDLQTSLGSGVLTLVGVNGQAALSQCFRYTLSVRAGAGGLDPNDLLYTSVTVAIGSDGTNQTYINGLVSSVVQKPGNAAGTAIAAGLELWDHELTVVPALWFLGQTLDCRIFQNKTAVAIVKEVLDEFEITSYELPSGGTSYDYTVMFNETYLDFINRILARDGLFYYFVHEKSGHKFVVASSSQSLPKLGAVKFAGQTATEVGVHTLSRADSTTIGKFIGNDYNYETASTGLVSDADTVLKAKGAATRKFYRYPSENPVKEAIGQQVRHQNEAAEVRAGLFAGGGNTPSMLAPGNAVTITGDPFGIGDYVIAAAALSVTDHAGIGGGTATVDVAFTLFDASVPWRPELLPKPQIAGLQSALVVGPSGDEIYTNKYGRVKVQFNWDTRGKKDENSSCWVRVIQPWAGAGWGFQFLPRIGQEVAISFLESDIDRPVVIGSFYNSGQVSLFNLPAEQNKAGFRSRSTKSGGTSNYSEFSIDDTKGSEVVLLHAERDYTVEVEHDETRTIGNNRTVTVKKDEAITVDGNQTETVKGNRTFEVKQDHSETVDGNQSVTVKGKQSVSVQGQQSVSVTGAVTYESMESITLKVGGNSIKIDMTGITLSGTLIKINAQAELSTSGAIAQHSGSGMLKLQGGIIMVN; from the coding sequence ATGACGACTAATATCGATCTGCTTGACCTCCAGACATCGCTTGGTAGCGGCGTCCTGACGCTGGTCGGGGTCAATGGCCAGGCGGCGCTCAGCCAGTGCTTCCGGTATACGCTGTCGGTGCGCGCGGGTGCCGGCGGGCTCGATCCGAACGATCTTCTATACACGTCGGTCACCGTCGCGATCGGGTCCGACGGGACGAACCAGACCTACATCAATGGCCTCGTCTCGTCCGTGGTCCAGAAGCCCGGCAACGCGGCCGGTACCGCGATCGCCGCCGGCCTCGAACTCTGGGATCATGAACTGACGGTCGTTCCCGCCCTCTGGTTCCTCGGGCAGACACTCGATTGCCGGATATTCCAGAACAAGACCGCCGTTGCCATCGTCAAGGAAGTTCTGGACGAATTCGAGATTACTTCATACGAGCTGCCGAGTGGCGGGACGAGCTATGACTATACAGTCATGTTCAATGAGACTTATCTGGACTTCATAAATCGCATCCTCGCGCGCGATGGGCTTTTCTATTATTTCGTCCACGAAAAGTCCGGACACAAGTTCGTCGTCGCCAGCAGCTCGCAATCTCTCCCCAAGTTGGGAGCCGTCAAATTCGCCGGGCAGACCGCGACCGAAGTCGGGGTTCATACGCTCAGCCGCGCCGACAGCACGACCATCGGCAAGTTCATCGGGAACGACTACAACTATGAAACGGCATCCACCGGCCTCGTCTCCGATGCGGATACCGTGCTCAAGGCGAAGGGGGCGGCAACCCGCAAATTCTATCGCTACCCGTCGGAAAATCCCGTCAAGGAGGCGATCGGACAGCAGGTGCGCCATCAGAACGAGGCGGCCGAGGTTCGTGCCGGGTTGTTCGCCGGTGGCGGCAACACCCCGTCGATGCTCGCTCCCGGCAACGCCGTCACCATCACCGGCGATCCCTTCGGCATCGGCGATTACGTCATTGCGGCGGCCGCGCTCAGCGTGACCGATCACGCCGGCATCGGCGGAGGGACGGCCACCGTCGATGTCGCATTCACCCTGTTCGACGCATCGGTTCCCTGGCGGCCGGAACTCCTGCCGAAGCCGCAGATCGCCGGCTTGCAGTCCGCCCTCGTCGTCGGGCCCTCGGGCGATGAAATTTACACGAACAAGTACGGCCGGGTGAAGGTTCAGTTCAACTGGGACACGCGCGGCAAGAAGGACGAGAACTCGAGTTGCTGGGTTCGCGTGATCCAGCCCTGGGCCGGCGCCGGCTGGGGGTTCCAGTTCCTTCCGCGCATCGGCCAGGAGGTCGCCATCAGCTTCCTCGAGAGCGACATCGACCGGCCGGTCGTGATCGGTTCCTTCTACAACTCCGGCCAGGTCAGCCTGTTCAATCTCCCCGCCGAGCAGAACAAGGCGGGATTCCGCTCCCGCTCAACCAAGAGTGGCGGGACGTCGAACTACAGCGAATTCAGTATCGACGATACCAAGGGGTCGGAGGTTGTCCTGCTGCATGCGGAGCGGGATTATACGGTCGAGGTCGAGCATGATGAAACCCGCACGATCGGCAACAACCGCACGGTGACCGTCAAGAAGGACGAGGCGATCACCGTGGACGGCAACCAGACCGAGACGGTGAAAGGAAATCGTACCTTCGAGGTCAAGCAGGACCATTCCGAGACGGTCGATGGCAACCAGTCCGTCACGGTCAAGGGCAAGCAGAGCGTGTCGGTGCAGGGGCAGCAATCCGTATCCGTGACCGGGGCCGTCACCTATGAGTCGATGGAGTCGATCACGCTGAAAGTGGGCGGAAACAGCATCAAGATCGACATGACGGGCATCACGCTCTCCGGCACCCTCATCAAGATCAATGCCCAGGCCGAGCTGTCGACGAGCGGCGCGATTGCGCAGCATTCCGGCTCGGGGATGCTGAAACTCCAGGGCGGGATCATCATGGTGAACTGA